The following nucleotide sequence is from Actinomycetes bacterium.
CGTCGCCCCCGAGGACGCCGCCCGCGACCGTCCAACCCATGGTCACCGCGATCCGGCCGAGTGCCTCGCCAATGCCGGTCCCCACCTCAGGGGACCATCCCCGGGTGCTGCGCCCGCTCAGTGCAGGTGAAACGGCTTGGGCGGGTCGGTGAGAGTCGCCCGCGGGCACGTCGTCAAGGTCAGCCCACCGAGCTCGAGCGCCTCGTCACACAGCCCCGCCACCGTCCAGCCGTCGGCTTCCCCGCGTGGGGTCACGGTCACTCGGTACACGGTGACCTCGAACCTGGTCGGGGCTCCGTAGACCACCTGGATGGTGCCCAACAGCTCGGCAGCCCCCGGCTCGTCCCCGCCGTCCCAGGGGCGGTCGTAGCGCTGCCAACGCTGGGGCTCGGCGCGCCACAGCCCCCCCATGCTCACGTCCCGGTCGGCCAGCCCCGCCAGGATCGCCCGGGTCTCGCGTTCCGGGATGATCGCCGCCGGCCTGATCACCTCGGTGATGGACCCCTCGCCGTACGCGGCAGCCGCCAGGTCCTCCAGCGCCCGCGCGTACTCGAGCTCTTCCACAGTGACGCTCCCCTGGACAGCCGTGACCCACGAGCGGTCAGGCTCTCCCCCGGCCCGGCCCGCCACTCTTCGTTCGGGACATCGCCGGTTGGCCGGCCAGGATGGATACGCCGAAAGGGTCGAGTCCCCGGCTCAGGCCAGCGGACGCCGGTCGTGGGGGGCCAGCGGCCCGCTCGACCGGGCGGCGCGTCGACCGAGCGAGTCAGACGGTCACCGGCTCCGCCTCGGCGGCCAGCCGGGCCAGAATCCGGCCGGAGAGCAGCTCGACCAGCTCGACCTGCTCCGGGGTGAGCCCGCCGAAGAACAGCCGCTGCACGGCATCGACGTGACCCGGCGCCGCGGCCTCGTTGGCCCGCCGCCCGGCCGCCGTCACCAGCACGTAGGAGCCCCGGCGGTCCTCCCGGCAGGCCCGGCGGTTCACCAGGCCCCGCTGCTGCATCCGCGCCAGGTGGTGGGACAGCCGGCTCTGCTCCCACTGCAGCGCCTCGGCCAGCTCGAACACCCGCAGCTGGCCCTCGGGGCGGTCGGTGAGCGCGACCAGCACCTCGTAGTCGGCCAGGGACAGGCCGGAGTCGGTCTGGAGCTGGCGGTTGAGCCGCGCGGACAGCTGCGCCTGCACCGCCTGGTAACCACGCCAGGCGCGCTGCTCACTGTCGGTCAGCCAACGGGTCATACGCCGATGCTAGTCGGGAATGAATGATGTGACATGTAAGTTAGGCCAGATGACACGTCATCTACCGACGGATGACCCGGCCGCAGGAGACCTCATGACCACGACGAAGACCACGACCAGCCTGACCGAGCTCACCGGGCGGTACACGCTCGACCCCACGCACACGAGGATCGGCTTCCTGGCCCGCCACGCGGTGGTGACCAAGGTTCGCGGCTCGTTCAACGAGTTCGAGGCTGACGTGGTTCTGGACGGCGACGACCCGAGTCGATCCTCCGCCTCCGTCACCATCGCCGTGAGCAGCATCGACACCCGCAACGATCAGCGCGACGCACACCTGCGCAGCAACGACTTCCTCGACCTGGAGAACCATCCGCAGATCACGTTCGTGTCCACGTCCGCGCGGCAGGTGGACGACACGACGTTCGAGCTGACCGGAGACCTGACCATCAAGGGCGTCACCCGGACGGTGCCGGTCGCATTCGAGTACGAGGGCGCCGCCAAGGACCCCTTCGGCAATCTGCGGGTCGGGTTCGAGGGATCCGCGACCGTCAGCCGCAAGGACTTCGGCATCACCTGGAACGCGGCGCTCGAGACCGGCGGCGTCCTGGTCAGCGACAAGATCGTGCTGGAGTTCGAGGTCTCTGCCATCAAGAACGCCTGACCGGCTTCCACCTGAGAGGACGCCACCGATGAGCACCCAGCGGCTGAGCCCGCGCACCGACGTCCGCCGTACCGGTGAGCGCGCCGCCACCCGGATCGGCTGGCTCGACTCCAAGCACTCGTTCTCGTTCGGGCACCACTACGACCGGAACAACACCCACCACGGGCTGCTGCTGGTCAACAACGACGACCTGGTCCAGCCCGGCACCGGGTTCGAGACGCACCCGCACCGGGACATGGAGATCGTCACCTGGGTGCTGCAGGGCTCCCTCGTCCACCAGGACTCCACCGGTCACTCGGGGGTCATCTACCCGGGGCTGGCCCAGCGGATGAGCGCCGGGTCCGGGATCCTGCACTCCGAGAAGAACGACTCGTGGCGGCTGCGCGGCGGTGACACCCACAAGGACCCGGTCCACTTCGTGCAGATGTGGGTGGTGCCGGACCGTGAGCGGCTCACGCCCGGCTACCAGCAGCTGGAGATCGAAGCCGAGCTGCTGGCCGGCGGCCTGCTGCCGGTGGCCTCCGGGATGGGCAAGCACGCCGACGCCGCTGCGATCCGGATCAACAACCGCCATGCAGCGCTGCACGCCGCCCGGCTGCAGCCCGGACAGTCCGTGCGGCTGCCCGACGCCCCGTTCCTGCACCTGTTCGTGCCCCGCGGCAGCGTGGAGCTCGAAGGAACCGGCGTCCTGTCGCCGGGCGACGCGGTGCGCTTCACCGCGACGGGCGGGCAGCGGGTCACCGCCGTCCAGCCCGCCGAGATCCTGGTGTGGGAGATGCACGCCACGATCAGCGCCTGACCCGACCGATCACCAGCCCAGGGAAGAGACGACTGTGACCACCCGCAAGTCCGCCACCACCCGAGTCCCCGTCCACCCGCTGCTCGCCGAACGGTGGAGCCCGCGCGGCTTCGACGCCGAGCACGAGGTCGGACGAGACCAGCTCACCGCGCTGCTGGAAGCGGCCCGCTGGGCGCCCTCGGCCAACAACAGCCAGCCGTGGCGGTTCGTGGTGACCCGTCGCGGCACGGCCGAGTTCGACCAGCTGGTCGACCTGCTCGCACCCGGGAACCGGGTCTGGGCGGCGAGCGCCGGCGCGCTGGTCCTGGTCGCCGCGCAGAC
It contains:
- a CDS encoding MarR family transcriptional regulator, which translates into the protein MTRWLTDSEQRAWRGYQAVQAQLSARLNRQLQTDSGLSLADYEVLVALTDRPEGQLRVFELAEALQWEQSRLSHHLARMQQRGLVNRRACREDRRGSYVLVTAAGRRANEAAAPGHVDAVQRLFFGGLTPEQVELVELLSGRILARLAAEAEPVTV
- a CDS encoding pirin family protein; amino-acid sequence: MSTQRLSPRTDVRRTGERAATRIGWLDSKHSFSFGHHYDRNNTHHGLLLVNNDDLVQPGTGFETHPHRDMEIVTWVLQGSLVHQDSTGHSGVIYPGLAQRMSAGSGILHSEKNDSWRLRGGDTHKDPVHFVQMWVVPDRERLTPGYQQLEIEAELLAGGLLPVASGMGKHADAAAIRINNRHAALHAARLQPGQSVRLPDAPFLHLFVPRGSVELEGTGVLSPGDAVRFTATGGQRVTAVQPAEILVWEMHATISA
- a CDS encoding YceI family protein; its protein translation is MTTTKTTTSLTELTGRYTLDPTHTRIGFLARHAVVTKVRGSFNEFEADVVLDGDDPSRSSASVTIAVSSIDTRNDQRDAHLRSNDFLDLENHPQITFVSTSARQVDDTTFELTGDLTIKGVTRTVPVAFEYEGAAKDPFGNLRVGFEGSATVSRKDFGITWNAALETGGVLVSDKIVLEFEVSAIKNA